The Verrucomicrobiota bacterium DNA segment TTCTGCAAGTTCGCCGCGTCCTTCACCGTCGGTGCGGTGATGCGCACGAGCTGGCAGCCGACCTCGACCAGTTCGAGCGTTTGTTTGACGCACTCCGCCGTGTCCATCGTGTCGCACGTGAGCATGGATTGCAGCACGACGGGATGGTTGCCGCCCATGATGAAACCGCCATTCTTTGGATCGCCGACGATGATCTCACGGCTCTTGCGGCGTTGATAAAGGAATGGGGACGCGCAGTATTGCATCCGAATCATTTCGCGGGCGTCGGAGCCGCGGTCGGCTTTTCTACGTTTTCGATCTGAGTGTCAGTTCGGAACATCGACTTGAAGAAGCGGAAACGCTTTATATCGAAAAACGTGACATACAGCATCAAAGAAATCAGCAGCACAGCAAAAACCGTCGTAGTGTATTCCACAAACTTCACGCTCAACGGCCGGCGGCGGATTTTTTCAAGAATAGCCATCATGATGTGCCCGCCATCCAGCACCGGCACCGGCAGCAGATTTAGGATGGCCAAGTTGATGTTCAGCAGCACCAAAAAGCTGAGCGCCAGTCGATAATCGGTATTCACCTGCGCCGCCAGCACCGAGAGGATTCCCACCGGCCCGCTTAAATCTTTTGCGCCGACACCGGTTTCTTTGGAATGAACTAATGCACTGATGGTCTTGATGGTCTTGTCGAAAACCTCAACCACCTGTTCCCAAGGCGTTGGCCCTGGCCGTTGTACTTGATAAACCATCGCCGAATTGCTGCCCAAAGCGGCGCCGATCCGGCCGAGTTTTGTTGTGGGGTCCACCAACGGGGTAATCGTGATTGTGATTTTCTCCGGACCGCGTTGCACGCGCATTTCACTTTCCTGACCGCCTCGCTTGCGGATGAGGTCAATCAGTTGTTCGCGACTGGCGACCGGCATTCCTGCAAAAGAAAGGATCACGTCTTTAGGCTGAAGTTTCGCCTTCTCGGCAGCGCCACCGGAAATGATTTCGATGACTTCAGGATGGTCGCGTGGATCGAGGTTCAGCAATTTCAAGCCAACGGATTCATTCACCGTGGCAGTGAGTTGGTAAGTTTTTTGAGCCCCATCGCGCTCAATGGCTACGGCAATCACGTTCGTGCGCGCCAGAATGGTGTACATGCTCACATCCTGCCACGATTTTACTTTTTCTCCGTTGACCGAAACGATGCGGTCGCCTTCCTTGATTCCGAGTTTTGCCTCGGCTGAACCCGGTTCAACGTAACCGATTATCGACGGATTCACCGCGACCGGGAGTCCGACGAAGTAAATCAGCGTGGCAATGGCGAAGGCGAAGACCACATTCATGAATGGGCCGGCGAAGGCCACCAGGATTTTGGAGAGCGGCGAGGCCGGAGGGATTGATTCGTCCGCCGATGATTTGCTTCCTTCCAACGTTTCAGAAGTAACCATCTGGGGCAACTTGACGTACCCGCCGGCGGGGATTAGTCGCCATGCGTAATCGATCCCGTCTTTTTTCCAGCCAAGAATCTTTGGGCCGAATCCAATGGCGAAAGCCTCCACTTTCATCCCACGCTTCCGCGCCACCCAGTAATGGCCGAGTTCGTGGACAAAGATTGCGGCGCCAAACAACAGCAACACGGCACAAACCACATATAAAATATTAAAGATAGTCATTCGTTATAAAGCCGCTTTACACATCGGCGCATTCAATATAGCGGCGATTCCAAAACTAGCAATGCTGGAAACATTCCTCACCGCGAAACCCCCTCGGTAATGTGCACTTCAAACCGCCGCCTCTTTGCGCGCCCAAGCATCCGCTTCAAGAATTTCCTGGAGTGTCGGATGAGGCACGAGTTTATGGCCATCCATGACACGCGCCACCGTTTGCGGAATTTGCATAAAACTGATCCGGCCATTCACGAAGGCTTCGACCGCCACTTCATTCGCGGCGTTCAATACTGCCGGCAGCGTGCCACCCTGCTCGCCCGCCCGACGCGCCAGATTCAACGAAGGGAACCGTTCCAGGTCCGGCTCTTCAAAGGTCAGACTGCCAAGTTGCGCGAGGCTGGTCTGCACCCGGTCGCTGCGCACGCGATCCGGATACGTCAATGCATATTGAATCGGCAAACACATGTCCGGCGAGGAGAGTTGGGCAATCAACGAGCCATCAACGAACTCCACCATCGAATGCACCACGCTCTGCGGATGCACCACCACGCGCACGCGGGCGATTTCAATGTCAAAGAGCCACCGCGCCTCGATCATCTCCAGTCCCTTGTTGAACAGCGTGGCGGAATCAATCGTGATCTTTTGGCCCATCACCCAGGAAGGATGCTTCAACGCGCGTTCGACGGTGATGTTCGGAAATTCCTCCTTGGGTGTGGCGCGGAACGGTCCCCCGGACGCCGTCAGCCAGAGCACGCGCACGGAATCACGCGGCTTGTCTTCGAGACATTGAAAGATGGCGGAATGTTCGCTATCCACGGCGAGCACGCGCACGCCGTGCCGGCGCGCCTCGCTCATCACAATCTCGCCGGCCATGACGAGAATCTCCTTGGAAGCCACGGCAATGTCCTTGCCCGCGCGAATGGCGGCGAGCGCCGGTTGCAACCCCGCCGTGCCGACGATGGCGATCAGCACGATGTCCGCCGCGGGTAGCGTGGCGAGTTTGATCAATCCTTCCGCACCACAAAAGACCTCGGTGCTCGTTCCGAAATCGTCGCGCAACTCCGCCGCCTTGGCCGGGTCGCCGATGGAGATGGCTTCGGGCCGGTGCTTGCGCGTTTGTTCCCGCAGGAGTTCGGAATTGTTCCCCGCCGCCAAGCCCAGCAGGCGGATATGGTCGGGCAAATCTTCCGCCACCTTGACGGTGCTGGTGCCGATCGAGCCGGTGCTGCCGAGTAAGACGACGTTTTTCATTTACGATTTCCGATTCACGATTTACGCCCGGCTGGAGGTGCGAGCGGTCTTTGCCGACGAAACCACGATTGCGAGAATCTCGTTTCCCTTTCATCAACTCGTGGAGGCCGGGAGGCTCTAATCAAGTTGTTATCCACAAGTAACTCCATCCAGAACAAGGATTCGTCACACTCCTCTTCCACAACGCGCAGCTTGTTGATGAAGTCAGCGTTCGACTTGGCACGGCACACTGCGCGGTAGTTCACACCAACGGATGTTCCACTACGCAATAATTGCCTGCCAAGCGTTTGCGCGATCCAATTCTTAGGGAGCGCCGAACAAAGCCGGACGACGCGGTTTGCGTATGCTTTTGTCCGGTCTTTCATTTCTTCGCGTGTCATAAGATTCAAAGGTTGATGGTTTGTTTTGTCGTCGTTTGTCGAAGGGCGCGCAAATCGTATATCGTAAATCGTAAATGACTCACAGATGCGTGAGCACATGCCTTAGATACAAATACATCAACGGCGCATTAAACAACAAACTGTCCAGCAAGTCGAGGATGCCGCCCACGCCTGGAAACCAGTTCCCCGAATCTTTGACCCCGGCTTCGCGCTTGAAAAGCGACTCGATCAGATCCCCCACCACCGCAGCCGAACTCAGCAAAATCCCCAGCACGACCGCGTGGGCGAGGTTCATGCCCGGCATTTTGTCCCCAAGCAAATGCGCAAAAACCACACTCGCTGCGGTCGAAACGACAATCGCTCCCCCGAAGCCTTCCCACGTCTTGCCGGGGCTGATGCGGGGTATCATCTTATGTTTGCCGATGAGCGAGCCGACGGCGTAAGCACCCGTGTCGCTGAACTTGGTGACGAGGATGAAATAGAGGACGTAAAATTTTCCGTTGTCGCCGATGCCGGGAAAGAAATTGATCTTCTGAATGAAGTTCAGCAGCCACGGCACATACATCAACCCGAAGAGCGTGGTTGATATCGCCAGGATGCCGGCGGTGTTGCTGCGCGAAACGAATTGCCGCACGCACAAGCCCAAAACGAAGAGGATTAAAAAACTGGTTTCAAAATCATTTACGCGCGCCGGCCCGCCGTCGCTTCCCCATGCGCCCGACACTCGCAAGAACGTTGCCACGATCAACAGCAACCCGCCAAAAATTCCCCAGGCCTTGAAGCAAACCAGGTCACGTTTCTCCACCAGTCCGTAGAACTCAGCCAACCCGAAGCCCGCCAGCAACACCATGATCCCCAGGAACACAAAGTTGGAAATCCATTTGTGGCCGGAAAACAGCGCCGCGATCACCACCGTCCACAACACGACGAAACTCAAGAGGCGGCGGAAGAAGATTTGTGCCTTGGAAAGTGGCGGTGCGGGAATGACGGCTTCGGGCATGCCTGAAGAAGTTAGCGGTCTGACCAGAACTGTCTAGTTTTGAATTTTGCCGGCGCGCATTCACAACCCTCCGAACCGCCGGTGTCGCTGGTTGTATTCCTCCAACGCCGCTAGGAATTGCGGCCGGCGAAAATCGGGCCAGAGTGTGGGTGTTACCACCAACTCTGCGTAGGAAATCTGCCAGAGAAGAAAATTACTGACCCGCATTTCGCCGCTGGTGCGGATCAACACGTCCGGGTCGGGCCAGCTCCGCGTATAAAGATGCTGCGCGAAAACCTGCTCGGTGATGTCTGCCGGATCGACTTTGCCCTGCTTCACCTTCTCGGCGATGCTGCGCACGGCATCCACAATCTCGGTTCGGCCGCCGTAACTCAGCGCCATGATGAGCGTGAGACCGTTGTTTTTCGAAAGCGTCTGGATGGATTTCTTGAGGTGTTCCTGCACGTTTTCGGGCAGCCGATAAATCTGGCCGATGACTTCCAACTTCACATTGTTCTTGTTCAGTTCCGGCGTTTCGCTTTTGAGATAGTGAATGAGATATTTCATCAGCGCATCCACTTCGTCTCTGGGCCGATTCCAATTCTCAACCGAAAAGGCGTAGAGCGTGAGATACTTGATGCCGAGTTCGCCGGCTGTTCGAATGATGACCCTCGCCGATTCAGCACCCGCGCGATGGCCCTCTACACGCGGCAGATGACGCTCCTTCGCCCAACGGCCGTTGCCATCCATGATGATGGCCACGTGCTGCGGCAACGAGGCCTTGGCTTCAGTGCTAAGATGGACGGCTGGCATGCTCACAAACAATCGTGAGCCGGAGGTTACCAGTTCACCGGCGCACAGCAAAAACAAAAGGCATCGGTGTCGTGTAGCATTCAAAGCTAGAATGTTTTGTGCGATCAATACTGGAATCCTCGGCCAGATCGGAGACTTCGGGATGGCACTTGCTCCTTGACGTTCTGCTCTTCTCAACCCTATAAACGGCGCAACCTCTGGGGCATGAGAGGAAATAAATTTCGCGCAACGGTGTGCATCGTGCATGGCCTCACGCCGCAATAACATGAAATGGCGCCAGCATAAAGGCAAGCTTACCCTCGGCGCGGCGCTACTCTTGTTTCTAATAGCGCTTTCCGCCATCCATTCTTCACAGGCGCCTTTGCGCGTCCGCTTTCTTTACGAAACGAATGGGCTCATTCAAGCGACATCCTTGCCCGGTAAGATCGTCGCACTCGAATTGGTGAATAACCTAGATGAGCCGTTGACGGGTGCTGCCGTTCTTTTTAGGCCGACCGATCATAAGGTCTGGAAGAACTCGAACGGCTTCGCTGAAGTGAACTGCACTGCGAAGGGGACGAATATTCTTTTTGTGGTTCCGACGCCGCCACCCGGAGGAAGGTATCAACTTTTTGTGTATGGTCTGACCGCCAAGGGAGCCAGTCGGGAGCCTAGTATCAGGATGCGTTTAGGTAAATTAGTTGAGCGATGGAATCCCTTTTCGGTCCCCGTACAGATGCGTTTGCAGGGATTCACAGTCGCAGAAAGCCAGCCTTTTGACGTTACGCCGCTAGATATCGACGAGCGCGCTCGCGTGTTCCCGTAGCTTCGTCAGAAGCGGGAACTCTCTTGGATTCCAGTGTTTGCCCTTTTGACTATACAAAAATCGTCTGTTCCCGCGCTGGCCCCACCGAAGCAATCGTCAATTTCGCGCCGGACAATTCCGCAATTGCCTTCAAGTAGGAACGCGCTTTGGCGGGCAGGTCTTTCCATTTGCGAATCTTGCTGGTGGAAGTTCGCCAACCGGGGAACTCGACATACACCGGCTCGCACCGCGAGAACAGGTCGATATCGCTGGGCACGTATTCGTAACGTTTGGAGCCGATGCGGTAGCCCACACAGACCTTGATGGTTTCCAACGAATCCAATCCGTCCAGATTCGTCACGGCCAGTTCGTCGATGCCATTGACCATCGTCGCGTGCCGCGTGGCCACGGCGTCAAACCAGCCGCAGCGCCTCGGCCTTCCCGTCGTCGCGCCAAATTCACGACCCATGCTATGCAGCAAGTCGGCGATCTCGTCGTTCTCGCTCGGCAACGGGCCTTCGCCGACGCGCGTCGTGTAGGCTTTCATCACGCCCACCACGCGGTCCATCCGGTGCGGCGGCACGCCCGATCCAGTGCACGCGCCGCCCGCCGTCGTGTTCGACGACGTGACGAACGGATAGGTGCCGTGGTCGATGTCGAGGAATGTTCCCTGCGCGCCTTCAAACAAAATGTTCTCGCCGCGCTGGCAGGCTTGGTGGAGAAACACGACCGTATTCGCCACGAATGGTCTCAAGAAATCACCCGCGGCACGGTAAGCCGCGTGAACCGATTTGAAGGAGAGCGGCTTCGCGCCGAACGCTTTCAGAATTTCGTTGTTCTCCTTGATTTTGAATTGCAGTTGCTCCTCAAACCGTTCCGTGTGCATCAAATCAATCATGCGCAGGCCGGTGCGCGCCGCCTTGTCGCCGTAGGCCGGGCCGATGCCGCGTTTGGTGGTGCCGATCTTGTTCTTGCCCTTGAGGATTTCGCGCTGCTCGTCCAGCTCGCGGTGATACGGAAAGACCAGGTGCGACGTTTCGCTGATCAACAGGTTGCCGCCCACTTTGATGCCGAGCTTGTTTAAACCTTTGATTTCTTCCACCAGATTGATTGGGTCCACGACGACCCCGTTGCCGATGACGCAGATTTTCT contains these protein-coding regions:
- a CDS encoding adenylosuccinate synthase produces the protein MANTILVGAQWGDEGKGKIIDVLTEQADIVVRTQGGNNAGHTVFIGPKKYVLHLVPSGILRKKKICVIGNGVVVDPINLVEEIKGLNKLGIKVGGNLLISETSHLVFPYHRELDEQREILKGKNKIGTTKRGIGPAYGDKAARTGLRMIDLMHTERFEEQLQFKIKENNEILKAFGAKPLSFKSVHAAYRAAGDFLRPFVANTVVFLHQACQRGENILFEGAQGTFLDIDHGTYPFVTSSNTTAGGACTGSGVPPHRMDRVVGVMKAYTTRVGEGPLPSENDEIADLLHSMGREFGATTGRPRRCGWFDAVATRHATMVNGIDELAVTNLDGLDSLETIKVCVGYRIGSKRYEYVPSDIDLFSRCEPVYVEFPGWRTSTSKIRKWKDLPAKARSYLKAIAELSGAKLTIASVGPAREQTIFV
- a CDS encoding 1-deoxy-D-xylulose-5-phosphate reductoisomerase; amino-acid sequence: MKNVVLLGSTGSIGTSTVKVAEDLPDHIRLLGLAAGNNSELLREQTRKHRPEAISIGDPAKAAELRDDFGTSTEVFCGAEGLIKLATLPAADIVLIAIVGTAGLQPALAAIRAGKDIAVASKEILVMAGEIVMSEARRHGVRVLAVDSEHSAIFQCLEDKPRDSVRVLWLTASGGPFRATPKEEFPNITVERALKHPSWVMGQKITIDSATLFNKGLEMIEARWLFDIEIARVRVVVHPQSVVHSMVEFVDGSLIAQLSSPDMCLPIQYALTYPDRVRSDRVQTSLAQLGSLTFEEPDLERFPSLNLARRAGEQGGTLPAVLNAANEVAVEAFVNGRISFMQIPQTVARVMDGHKLVPHPTLQEILEADAWARKEAAV
- the rseP gene encoding RIP metalloprotease RseP — encoded protein: MTIFNILYVVCAVLLLFGAAIFVHELGHYWVARKRGMKVEAFAIGFGPKILGWKKDGIDYAWRLIPAGGYVKLPQMVTSETLEGSKSSADESIPPASPLSKILVAFAGPFMNVVFAFAIATLIYFVGLPVAVNPSIIGYVEPGSAEAKLGIKEGDRIVSVNGEKVKSWQDVSMYTILARTNVIAVAIERDGAQKTYQLTATVNESVGLKLLNLDPRDHPEVIEIISGGAAEKAKLQPKDVILSFAGMPVASREQLIDLIRKRGGQESEMRVQRGPEKITITITPLVDPTTKLGRIGAALGSNSAMVYQVQRPGPTPWEQVVEVFDKTIKTISALVHSKETGVGAKDLSGPVGILSVLAAQVNTDYRLALSFLVLLNINLAILNLLPVPVLDGGHIMMAILEKIRRRPLSVKFVEYTTTVFAVLLISLMLYVTFFDIKRFRFFKSMFRTDTQIENVEKPTAAPTPAK
- a CDS encoding isoprenyl transferase, coding for MPAVHLSTEAKASLPQHVAIIMDGNGRWAKERHLPRVEGHRAGAESARVIIRTAGELGIKYLTLYAFSVENWNRPRDEVDALMKYLIHYLKSETPELNKNNVKLEVIGQIYRLPENVQEHLKKSIQTLSKNNGLTLIMALSYGGRTEIVDAVRSIAEKVKQGKVDPADITEQVFAQHLYTRSWPDPDVLIRTSGEMRVSNFLLWQISYAELVVTPTLWPDFRRPQFLAALEEYNQRHRRFGGL
- a CDS encoding CDP-archaeol synthase → MPEAVIPAPPLSKAQIFFRRLLSFVVLWTVVIAALFSGHKWISNFVFLGIMVLLAGFGLAEFYGLVEKRDLVCFKAWGIFGGLLLIVATFLRVSGAWGSDGGPARVNDFETSFLILFVLGLCVRQFVSRSNTAGILAISTTLFGLMYVPWLLNFIQKINFFPGIGDNGKFYVLYFILVTKFSDTGAYAVGSLIGKHKMIPRISPGKTWEGFGGAIVVSTAASVVFAHLLGDKMPGMNLAHAVVLGILLSSAAVVGDLIESLFKREAGVKDSGNWFPGVGGILDLLDSLLFNAPLMYLYLRHVLTHL